The Delphinus delphis chromosome 2, mDelDel1.2, whole genome shotgun sequence genome contains a region encoding:
- the TPM1 gene encoding tropomyosin alpha-1 chain isoform X14: MDAIKKKMQMLKLDKENALDRAEQAEADKKAAEDRSKQLEEDIAAKEKLLRASEDERDRVLEELHKAEDSLLAADEAAAKLEDELVSLQKKLKGTEDELDKYSEALKDAQEKLELAEKKATDAEADVASLNRRIQLVEEELDRAQERLATALQKLEEAEKAADESERGMKVIESRAQKDEEKMEIQEIQLKEAKHIAEDADRKYEEVARKLVIIESDLERAEERAELSEGQVRQLEEQLRIMDQTLKALMAAEDKYSQKEDKYEEEIKVLSDKLKEAETRAEFAERSVTKLEKSIDDLEDELYAQKLKYKAISEELDHALNDMTSM, encoded by the exons ATGGACGCCATCAAGAAGAAGATGCAGATGCTCAAGCTCGACAAGGAGAACGCCTTGGATCGAGCGGAGCAGGCGGAGGCCGATAAGAAGGCGGCGGAGGACAGGAGCAAGCAG CTCGAGGAGGACATAGCGGCCAAGGAGAAGCTGCTGCGGGCGTCGGAGGACGAGCGGGACCGGGTGCTGGAGGAGCTGCACAAGGCAGAGGACAGCCTCCTGGCCGCCGATGAGGCCGCCGCCAAG CTGGAAGATGAGCTGGTGTCGCTGCAAAAGAAACTCAAGGGCACCGAAGATGAACTGGACAAATACTCCGAGGCTCTCAAAGATGCCCAGGAGAAGCTGGAGCTGGCGGAGAAAAAGGCCACCGAC GCTGAAGCCGACGTAGCTTCTCTGAACAGACGCATCCAGCTGGTTGAGGAAGAGTTGGATCGTGCCCAGGAGCGTCTGGCAACAGCTctgcagaagctggaggaggccGAGAAGGCAGCAGACGAGAGTGAGAG AGGCATGAAAGTCATTGAAAGCCGAGCTCAAAAGGACgaggagaaaatggaaattcaGGAGATCCAGCTGAAAGAGGCCAAGCACATCGCTGAGGATGCCGACCGCAAGTATGAAGAG GTGGCCCGTAAGCTGGTCATCATTGAGAGTGACCTGGAGCGTGCAGAGGAGCGGGCTGAGCTCTCAGAAGG CCAAGTTCGACAGCTGGAAGAACAATTAAGAATAATGGATCAGACCTTGAAAGCATTAATGGCTGCAGAGGATAAG TACTCGCAGAAGGAAGACAAATATGAGGAAGAGATCAAGGTCCTTTCTGACAAGCTGAAGGAG GCTGAGACTCGGGCCGAGTTTGCGGAGAGGTCAGTAACTAAATTGGAGAAAAGCATTGATGACTTAGAAG ACGAGCTGTACGCTCAGAAACTGAAGTACAAAGCCATCAGCGAGGAGCTGGACCACGCTCTCAACGATATGACTTCCATGTAA
- the TPM1 gene encoding tropomyosin alpha-1 chain isoform X15 produces the protein MDAIKKKMQMLKLDKENALDRAEQAEADKKAAEDRSKQLEEDIAAKEKLLRASEDERDRVLEELHKAEDSLLAADEAAAKLEDELVSLQKKLKGTEDELDKYSEALKDAQEKLELAEKKATDAEADVASLNRRIQLVEEELDRAQERLATALQKLEEAEKAADESERGMKVIESRAQKDEEKMEIQEIQLKEAKHIAEDADRKYEEVARKLVIIESDLERAEERAELSEGKCAELEEELKTVTNNLKSLEAQAEKYSQKEDKYEEEIKVLSDKLKEAETRAEFAERSVTKLEKSIDDLEDELYAQKLKYKAISEELDHALNDMTSM, from the exons ATGGACGCCATCAAGAAGAAGATGCAGATGCTCAAGCTCGACAAGGAGAACGCCTTGGATCGAGCGGAGCAGGCGGAGGCCGATAAGAAGGCGGCGGAGGACAGGAGCAAGCAG CTCGAGGAGGACATAGCGGCCAAGGAGAAGCTGCTGCGGGCGTCGGAGGACGAGCGGGACCGGGTGCTGGAGGAGCTGCACAAGGCAGAGGACAGCCTCCTGGCCGCCGATGAGGCCGCCGCCAAG CTGGAAGATGAGCTGGTGTCGCTGCAAAAGAAACTCAAGGGCACCGAAGATGAACTGGACAAATACTCCGAGGCTCTCAAAGATGCCCAGGAGAAGCTGGAGCTGGCGGAGAAAAAGGCCACCGAC GCTGAAGCCGACGTAGCTTCTCTGAACAGACGCATCCAGCTGGTTGAGGAAGAGTTGGATCGTGCCCAGGAGCGTCTGGCAACAGCTctgcagaagctggaggaggccGAGAAGGCAGCAGACGAGAGTGAGAG AGGCATGAAAGTCATTGAAAGCCGAGCTCAAAAGGACgaggagaaaatggaaattcaGGAGATCCAGCTGAAAGAGGCCAAGCACATCGCTGAGGATGCCGACCGCAAGTATGAAGAG GTGGCCCGTAAGCTGGTCATCATTGAGAGTGACCTGGAGCGTGCAGAGGAGCGGGCTGAGCTCTCAGAAGG CAAATGTGCCGAGCTTGAAGAAGAGTTGAAAACTGTGACGAACAACTTGAAGTCACTGGAGGCTCAGGCTGAGAAG TACTCGCAGAAGGAAGACAAATATGAGGAAGAGATCAAGGTCCTTTCTGACAAGCTGAAGGAG GCTGAGACTCGGGCCGAGTTTGCGGAGAGGTCAGTAACTAAATTGGAGAAAAGCATTGATGACTTAGAAG ACGAGCTGTACGCTCAGAAACTGAAGTACAAAGCCATCAGCGAGGAGCTGGACCACGCTCTCAACGATATGACTTCCATGTAA
- the TPM1 gene encoding tropomyosin alpha-1 chain isoform X5 encodes MDAIKKKMQMLKLDKENALDRAEQAEADKKAAEDRSKQLEDELVSLQKKLKGTEDELDKYSEALKDAQEKLELAEKKATDAEADVASLNRRIQLVEEELDRAQERLATALQKLEEAEKAADESERGMKVIESRAQKDEEKMEIQEIQLKEAKHIAEDADRKYEEVARKLVIIESDLERAEERAELSEGQVRQLEEQLRIMDQTLKALMAAEDKYSQKEDKYEEEIKVLSDKLKEAETRAEFAERSVTKLEKSIDDLEDELYAQKLKYKAISEELDHALNDMTSI; translated from the exons ATGGACGCCATCAAGAAGAAGATGCAGATGCTCAAGCTCGACAAGGAGAACGCCTTGGATCGAGCGGAGCAGGCGGAGGCCGATAAGAAGGCGGCGGAGGACAGGAGCAAGCAG CTGGAAGATGAGCTGGTGTCGCTGCAAAAGAAACTCAAGGGCACCGAAGATGAACTGGACAAATACTCCGAGGCTCTCAAAGATGCCCAGGAGAAGCTGGAGCTGGCGGAGAAAAAGGCCACCGAC GCTGAAGCCGACGTAGCTTCTCTGAACAGACGCATCCAGCTGGTTGAGGAAGAGTTGGATCGTGCCCAGGAGCGTCTGGCAACAGCTctgcagaagctggaggaggccGAGAAGGCAGCAGACGAGAGTGAGAG AGGCATGAAAGTCATTGAAAGCCGAGCTCAAAAGGACgaggagaaaatggaaattcaGGAGATCCAGCTGAAAGAGGCCAAGCACATCGCTGAGGATGCCGACCGCAAGTATGAAGAG GTGGCCCGTAAGCTGGTCATCATTGAGAGTGACCTGGAGCGTGCAGAGGAGCGGGCTGAGCTCTCAGAAGG CCAAGTTCGACAGCTGGAAGAACAATTAAGAATAATGGATCAGACCTTGAAAGCATTAATGGCTGCAGAGGATAAG TACTCGCAGAAGGAAGACAAATATGAGGAAGAGATCAAGGTCCTTTCTGACAAGCTGAAGGAG GCTGAGACTCGGGCCGAGTTTGCGGAGAGGTCAGTAACTAAATTGGAGAAAAGCATTGATGACTTAGAAG ACGAGCTGTACGCTCAGAAACTGAAGTACAAAGCCATCAGCGAGGAGCTGGACCACGCTCTCAACGATATGACTTCCAT
- the TPM1 gene encoding tropomyosin alpha-1 chain isoform X4 — protein MDAIKKKMQMLKLDKENALDRAEQAEADKKAAEDRSKQLEEDIAAKEKLLRASEDERDRVLEELHKAEDSLLAADEAAAKAEADVASLNRRIQLVEEELDRAQERLATALQKLEEAEKAADESERGMKVIESRAQKDEEKMEIQEIQLKEAKHIAEDADRKYEEVARKLVIIESDLERAEERAELSEGKCAELEEELKTVTNNLKSLEAQAEKYSQKEDKYEEEIKVLSDKLKEAETRAEFAERSVTKLEKSIDDLEDELYAQKLKYKAISEELDHALNDMTSI, from the exons ATGGACGCCATCAAGAAGAAGATGCAGATGCTCAAGCTCGACAAGGAGAACGCCTTGGATCGAGCGGAGCAGGCGGAGGCCGATAAGAAGGCGGCGGAGGACAGGAGCAAGCAG CTCGAGGAGGACATAGCGGCCAAGGAGAAGCTGCTGCGGGCGTCGGAGGACGAGCGGGACCGGGTGCTGGAGGAGCTGCACAAGGCAGAGGACAGCCTCCTGGCCGCCGATGAGGCCGCCGCCAAG GCTGAAGCCGACGTAGCTTCTCTGAACAGACGCATCCAGCTGGTTGAGGAAGAGTTGGATCGTGCCCAGGAGCGTCTGGCAACAGCTctgcagaagctggaggaggccGAGAAGGCAGCAGACGAGAGTGAGAG AGGCATGAAAGTCATTGAAAGCCGAGCTCAAAAGGACgaggagaaaatggaaattcaGGAGATCCAGCTGAAAGAGGCCAAGCACATCGCTGAGGATGCCGACCGCAAGTATGAAGAG GTGGCCCGTAAGCTGGTCATCATTGAGAGTGACCTGGAGCGTGCAGAGGAGCGGGCTGAGCTCTCAGAAGG CAAATGTGCCGAGCTTGAAGAAGAGTTGAAAACTGTGACGAACAACTTGAAGTCACTGGAGGCTCAGGCTGAGAAG TACTCGCAGAAGGAAGACAAATATGAGGAAGAGATCAAGGTCCTTTCTGACAAGCTGAAGGAG GCTGAGACTCGGGCCGAGTTTGCGGAGAGGTCAGTAACTAAATTGGAGAAAAGCATTGATGACTTAGAAG ACGAGCTGTACGCTCAGAAACTGAAGTACAAAGCCATCAGCGAGGAGCTGGACCACGCTCTCAACGATATGACTTCCAT
- the TPM1 gene encoding tropomyosin alpha-1 chain isoform X3, which yields MDAIKKKMQMLKLDKENALDRAEQAEADKKAAEDRSKQLEDELVSLQKKLKGTEDELDKYSEALKDAQEKLELAEKKATDAEADVASLNRRIQLVEEELDRAQERLATALQKLEEAEKAADESERGMKVIESRAQKDEEKMEIQEIQLKEAKHIAEDADRKYEEVARKLVIIESDLERAEERAELSEGKCAELEEELKTVTNNLKSLEAQAEKYSQKEDKYEEEIKVLSDKLKEAETRAEFAERSVTKLEKSIDDLEDELYAQKLKYKAISEELDHALNDMTSI from the exons ATGGACGCCATCAAGAAGAAGATGCAGATGCTCAAGCTCGACAAGGAGAACGCCTTGGATCGAGCGGAGCAGGCGGAGGCCGATAAGAAGGCGGCGGAGGACAGGAGCAAGCAG CTGGAAGATGAGCTGGTGTCGCTGCAAAAGAAACTCAAGGGCACCGAAGATGAACTGGACAAATACTCCGAGGCTCTCAAAGATGCCCAGGAGAAGCTGGAGCTGGCGGAGAAAAAGGCCACCGAC GCTGAAGCCGACGTAGCTTCTCTGAACAGACGCATCCAGCTGGTTGAGGAAGAGTTGGATCGTGCCCAGGAGCGTCTGGCAACAGCTctgcagaagctggaggaggccGAGAAGGCAGCAGACGAGAGTGAGAG AGGCATGAAAGTCATTGAAAGCCGAGCTCAAAAGGACgaggagaaaatggaaattcaGGAGATCCAGCTGAAAGAGGCCAAGCACATCGCTGAGGATGCCGACCGCAAGTATGAAGAG GTGGCCCGTAAGCTGGTCATCATTGAGAGTGACCTGGAGCGTGCAGAGGAGCGGGCTGAGCTCTCAGAAGG CAAATGTGCCGAGCTTGAAGAAGAGTTGAAAACTGTGACGAACAACTTGAAGTCACTGGAGGCTCAGGCTGAGAAG TACTCGCAGAAGGAAGACAAATATGAGGAAGAGATCAAGGTCCTTTCTGACAAGCTGAAGGAG GCTGAGACTCGGGCCGAGTTTGCGGAGAGGTCAGTAACTAAATTGGAGAAAAGCATTGATGACTTAGAAG ACGAGCTGTACGCTCAGAAACTGAAGTACAAAGCCATCAGCGAGGAGCTGGACCACGCTCTCAACGATATGACTTCCAT
- the TPM1 gene encoding tropomyosin alpha-1 chain isoform X11: protein MAGSSSLEAVRRKIRSLQEQADAAEERAGSLQRELDYERKLRETAEADVASLNRRIQLVEEELDRAQERLATALQKLEEAEKAADESERGMKVIESRAQKDEEKMEIQEIQLKEAKHIAEDADRKYEEVARKLVIIESDLERAEERAELSEGQVRQLEEQLRIMDQTLKALMAAEDKYSQKEDKYEEEIKVLSDKLKEAETRAEFAERSVTKLEKSIDDLEDELYAQKLKYKAISEELDHALNDMTSI, encoded by the exons ATGGCGGGGAGCAGTTCGCTGGAGGCGGTGCGGAGGAAGATTCGGAGCCTGCAGGAGCAGGCGGACGCCGCGGAGGAGCGCGCGGGCAGCCTGCAGCGCGAGCTGGACTACGAGAGGAAGCTGAGGGAGACC GCTGAAGCCGACGTAGCTTCTCTGAACAGACGCATCCAGCTGGTTGAGGAAGAGTTGGATCGTGCCCAGGAGCGTCTGGCAACAGCTctgcagaagctggaggaggccGAGAAGGCAGCAGACGAGAGTGAGAG AGGCATGAAAGTCATTGAAAGCCGAGCTCAAAAGGACgaggagaaaatggaaattcaGGAGATCCAGCTGAAAGAGGCCAAGCACATCGCTGAGGATGCCGACCGCAAGTATGAAGAG GTGGCCCGTAAGCTGGTCATCATTGAGAGTGACCTGGAGCGTGCAGAGGAGCGGGCTGAGCTCTCAGAAGG CCAAGTTCGACAGCTGGAAGAACAATTAAGAATAATGGATCAGACCTTGAAAGCATTAATGGCTGCAGAGGATAAG TACTCGCAGAAGGAAGACAAATATGAGGAAGAGATCAAGGTCCTTTCTGACAAGCTGAAGGAG GCTGAGACTCGGGCCGAGTTTGCGGAGAGGTCAGTAACTAAATTGGAGAAAAGCATTGATGACTTAGAAG ACGAGCTGTACGCTCAGAAACTGAAGTACAAAGCCATCAGCGAGGAGCTGGACCACGCTCTCAACGATATGACTTCCAT
- the TPM1 gene encoding tropomyosin alpha-1 chain isoform X1 yields the protein MAGSSSLEAVRRKIRSLQEQADAAEERAGSLQRELDYERKLRETAEADVASLNRRIQLVEEELDRAQERLATALQKLEEAEKAADESERGMKVIESRAQKDEEKMEIQEIQLKEAKHIAEDADRKYEEVARKLVIIESDLERAEERAELSEGKCAELEEELKTVTNNLKSLEAQAEKYSQKEDKYEEEIKVLSDKLKEAETRAEFAERSVTKLEKSIDDLEDELYAQKLKYKAISEELDHALNDMTSI from the exons ATGGCGGGGAGCAGTTCGCTGGAGGCGGTGCGGAGGAAGATTCGGAGCCTGCAGGAGCAGGCGGACGCCGCGGAGGAGCGCGCGGGCAGCCTGCAGCGCGAGCTGGACTACGAGAGGAAGCTGAGGGAGACC GCTGAAGCCGACGTAGCTTCTCTGAACAGACGCATCCAGCTGGTTGAGGAAGAGTTGGATCGTGCCCAGGAGCGTCTGGCAACAGCTctgcagaagctggaggaggccGAGAAGGCAGCAGACGAGAGTGAGAG AGGCATGAAAGTCATTGAAAGCCGAGCTCAAAAGGACgaggagaaaatggaaattcaGGAGATCCAGCTGAAAGAGGCCAAGCACATCGCTGAGGATGCCGACCGCAAGTATGAAGAG GTGGCCCGTAAGCTGGTCATCATTGAGAGTGACCTGGAGCGTGCAGAGGAGCGGGCTGAGCTCTCAGAAGG CAAATGTGCCGAGCTTGAAGAAGAGTTGAAAACTGTGACGAACAACTTGAAGTCACTGGAGGCTCAGGCTGAGAAG TACTCGCAGAAGGAAGACAAATATGAGGAAGAGATCAAGGTCCTTTCTGACAAGCTGAAGGAG GCTGAGACTCGGGCCGAGTTTGCGGAGAGGTCAGTAACTAAATTGGAGAAAAGCATTGATGACTTAGAAG ACGAGCTGTACGCTCAGAAACTGAAGTACAAAGCCATCAGCGAGGAGCTGGACCACGCTCTCAACGATATGACTTCCAT
- the TPM1 gene encoding tropomyosin alpha-1 chain isoform X6 has protein sequence MDAIKKKMQMLKLDKENALDRAEQAEADKKAAEDRSKQLEEDIAAKEKLLRASEDERDRVLEELHKAEDSLLAADEAAAKAEADVASLNRRIQLVEEELDRAQERLATALQKLEEAEKAADESERGMKVIESRAQKDEEKMEIQEIQLKEAKHIAEDADRKYEEVARKLVIIESDLERAEERAELSEGQVRQLEEQLRIMDQTLKALMAAEDKYSQKEDKYEEEIKVLSDKLKEAETRAEFAERSVTKLEKSIDDLEDELYAQKLKYKAISEELDHALNDMTSI, from the exons ATGGACGCCATCAAGAAGAAGATGCAGATGCTCAAGCTCGACAAGGAGAACGCCTTGGATCGAGCGGAGCAGGCGGAGGCCGATAAGAAGGCGGCGGAGGACAGGAGCAAGCAG CTCGAGGAGGACATAGCGGCCAAGGAGAAGCTGCTGCGGGCGTCGGAGGACGAGCGGGACCGGGTGCTGGAGGAGCTGCACAAGGCAGAGGACAGCCTCCTGGCCGCCGATGAGGCCGCCGCCAAG GCTGAAGCCGACGTAGCTTCTCTGAACAGACGCATCCAGCTGGTTGAGGAAGAGTTGGATCGTGCCCAGGAGCGTCTGGCAACAGCTctgcagaagctggaggaggccGAGAAGGCAGCAGACGAGAGTGAGAG AGGCATGAAAGTCATTGAAAGCCGAGCTCAAAAGGACgaggagaaaatggaaattcaGGAGATCCAGCTGAAAGAGGCCAAGCACATCGCTGAGGATGCCGACCGCAAGTATGAAGAG GTGGCCCGTAAGCTGGTCATCATTGAGAGTGACCTGGAGCGTGCAGAGGAGCGGGCTGAGCTCTCAGAAGG CCAAGTTCGACAGCTGGAAGAACAATTAAGAATAATGGATCAGACCTTGAAAGCATTAATGGCTGCAGAGGATAAG TACTCGCAGAAGGAAGACAAATATGAGGAAGAGATCAAGGTCCTTTCTGACAAGCTGAAGGAG GCTGAGACTCGGGCCGAGTTTGCGGAGAGGTCAGTAACTAAATTGGAGAAAAGCATTGATGACTTAGAAG ACGAGCTGTACGCTCAGAAACTGAAGTACAAAGCCATCAGCGAGGAGCTGGACCACGCTCTCAACGATATGACTTCCAT
- the TPM1 gene encoding tropomyosin alpha-1 chain isoform X18 — protein MDAIKKKMQMLKLDKENALDRAEQAEADKKAAEDRSKQLEEDIAAKEKLLRASEDERDRVLEELHKAEDSLLAADEAAAKAEADVASLNRRIQLVEEELDRAQERLATALQKLEEAEKAADESERGMKVIESRAQKDEEKMEIQEIQLKEAKHIAEDADRKYEEVARKLVIIESDLERAEERAELSEGQVRQLEEQLRIMDQTLKALMAAEDKYSQKEDKYEEEIKVLSDKLKEAETRAEFAERSVTKLEKSIDDLEDELYQQLEQNRRLTNQLKLALNED, from the exons ATGGACGCCATCAAGAAGAAGATGCAGATGCTCAAGCTCGACAAGGAGAACGCCTTGGATCGAGCGGAGCAGGCGGAGGCCGATAAGAAGGCGGCGGAGGACAGGAGCAAGCAG CTCGAGGAGGACATAGCGGCCAAGGAGAAGCTGCTGCGGGCGTCGGAGGACGAGCGGGACCGGGTGCTGGAGGAGCTGCACAAGGCAGAGGACAGCCTCCTGGCCGCCGATGAGGCCGCCGCCAAG GCTGAAGCCGACGTAGCTTCTCTGAACAGACGCATCCAGCTGGTTGAGGAAGAGTTGGATCGTGCCCAGGAGCGTCTGGCAACAGCTctgcagaagctggaggaggccGAGAAGGCAGCAGACGAGAGTGAGAG AGGCATGAAAGTCATTGAAAGCCGAGCTCAAAAGGACgaggagaaaatggaaattcaGGAGATCCAGCTGAAAGAGGCCAAGCACATCGCTGAGGATGCCGACCGCAAGTATGAAGAG GTGGCCCGTAAGCTGGTCATCATTGAGAGTGACCTGGAGCGTGCAGAGGAGCGGGCTGAGCTCTCAGAAGG CCAAGTTCGACAGCTGGAAGAACAATTAAGAATAATGGATCAGACCTTGAAAGCATTAATGGCTGCAGAGGATAAG TACTCGCAGAAGGAAGACAAATATGAGGAAGAGATCAAGGTCCTTTCTGACAAGCTGAAGGAG GCTGAGACTCGGGCCGAGTTTGCGGAGAGGTCAGTAACTAAATTGGAGAAAAGCATTGATGACTTAGAAG
- the TPM1 gene encoding tropomyosin alpha-1 chain isoform X19, whose product MDAIKKKMQMLKLDKENALDRAEQAEADKKAAEDRSKQLEDELVSLQKKLKGTEDELDKYSEALKDAQEKLELAEKKATDAEADVASLNRRIQLVEEELDRAQERLATALQKLEEAEKAADESERGMKVIESRAQKDEEKMEIQEIQLKEAKHIAEDADRKYEEVARKLVIIESDLERAEERAELSEGQVRQLEEQLRIMDQTLKALMAAEDKYSQKEDKYEEEIKVLSDKLKEAETRAEFAERSVTKLEKSIDDLEDELYQQLEQNRRLTNQLKLALNED is encoded by the exons ATGGACGCCATCAAGAAGAAGATGCAGATGCTCAAGCTCGACAAGGAGAACGCCTTGGATCGAGCGGAGCAGGCGGAGGCCGATAAGAAGGCGGCGGAGGACAGGAGCAAGCAG CTGGAAGATGAGCTGGTGTCGCTGCAAAAGAAACTCAAGGGCACCGAAGATGAACTGGACAAATACTCCGAGGCTCTCAAAGATGCCCAGGAGAAGCTGGAGCTGGCGGAGAAAAAGGCCACCGAC GCTGAAGCCGACGTAGCTTCTCTGAACAGACGCATCCAGCTGGTTGAGGAAGAGTTGGATCGTGCCCAGGAGCGTCTGGCAACAGCTctgcagaagctggaggaggccGAGAAGGCAGCAGACGAGAGTGAGAG AGGCATGAAAGTCATTGAAAGCCGAGCTCAAAAGGACgaggagaaaatggaaattcaGGAGATCCAGCTGAAAGAGGCCAAGCACATCGCTGAGGATGCCGACCGCAAGTATGAAGAG GTGGCCCGTAAGCTGGTCATCATTGAGAGTGACCTGGAGCGTGCAGAGGAGCGGGCTGAGCTCTCAGAAGG CCAAGTTCGACAGCTGGAAGAACAATTAAGAATAATGGATCAGACCTTGAAAGCATTAATGGCTGCAGAGGATAAG TACTCGCAGAAGGAAGACAAATATGAGGAAGAGATCAAGGTCCTTTCTGACAAGCTGAAGGAG GCTGAGACTCGGGCCGAGTTTGCGGAGAGGTCAGTAACTAAATTGGAGAAAAGCATTGATGACTTAGAAG
- the TPM1 gene encoding tropomyosin alpha-1 chain isoform X21, translating to MAGSSSLEAVRRKIRSLQEQADAAEERAGSLQRELDYERKLRETAEADVASLNRRIQLVEEELDRAQERLATALQKLEEAEKAADESERGMKVIESRAQKDEEKMEIQEIQLKEAKHIAEDADRKYEEVARKLVIIESDLERAEERAELSEGQVRQLEEQLRIMDQTLKALMAAEDKYSQKEDKYEEEIKVLSDKLKEAETRAEFAERSVTKLEKSIDDLEDELYQQLEQNRRLTNQLKLALNED from the exons ATGGCGGGGAGCAGTTCGCTGGAGGCGGTGCGGAGGAAGATTCGGAGCCTGCAGGAGCAGGCGGACGCCGCGGAGGAGCGCGCGGGCAGCCTGCAGCGCGAGCTGGACTACGAGAGGAAGCTGAGGGAGACC GCTGAAGCCGACGTAGCTTCTCTGAACAGACGCATCCAGCTGGTTGAGGAAGAGTTGGATCGTGCCCAGGAGCGTCTGGCAACAGCTctgcagaagctggaggaggccGAGAAGGCAGCAGACGAGAGTGAGAG AGGCATGAAAGTCATTGAAAGCCGAGCTCAAAAGGACgaggagaaaatggaaattcaGGAGATCCAGCTGAAAGAGGCCAAGCACATCGCTGAGGATGCCGACCGCAAGTATGAAGAG GTGGCCCGTAAGCTGGTCATCATTGAGAGTGACCTGGAGCGTGCAGAGGAGCGGGCTGAGCTCTCAGAAGG CCAAGTTCGACAGCTGGAAGAACAATTAAGAATAATGGATCAGACCTTGAAAGCATTAATGGCTGCAGAGGATAAG TACTCGCAGAAGGAAGACAAATATGAGGAAGAGATCAAGGTCCTTTCTGACAAGCTGAAGGAG GCTGAGACTCGGGCCGAGTTTGCGGAGAGGTCAGTAACTAAATTGGAGAAAAGCATTGATGACTTAGAAG
- the TPM1 gene encoding tropomyosin alpha-1 chain isoform X16, with amino-acid sequence MAGSSSLEAVRRKIRSLQEQADAAEERAGSLQRELDYERKLRETAEADVASLNRRIQLVEEELDRAQERLATALQKLEEAEKAADESERGMKVIESRAQKDEEKMEIQEIQLKEAKHIAEDADRKYEEVARKLVIIESDLERAEERAELSEGKCAELEEELKTVTNNLKSLEAQAEKYSQKEDKYEEEIKVLSDKLKEAETRAEFAERSVTKLEKSIDDLEDELYQQLEQNRRLTNQLKLALNED; translated from the exons ATGGCGGGGAGCAGTTCGCTGGAGGCGGTGCGGAGGAAGATTCGGAGCCTGCAGGAGCAGGCGGACGCCGCGGAGGAGCGCGCGGGCAGCCTGCAGCGCGAGCTGGACTACGAGAGGAAGCTGAGGGAGACC GCTGAAGCCGACGTAGCTTCTCTGAACAGACGCATCCAGCTGGTTGAGGAAGAGTTGGATCGTGCCCAGGAGCGTCTGGCAACAGCTctgcagaagctggaggaggccGAGAAGGCAGCAGACGAGAGTGAGAG AGGCATGAAAGTCATTGAAAGCCGAGCTCAAAAGGACgaggagaaaatggaaattcaGGAGATCCAGCTGAAAGAGGCCAAGCACATCGCTGAGGATGCCGACCGCAAGTATGAAGAG GTGGCCCGTAAGCTGGTCATCATTGAGAGTGACCTGGAGCGTGCAGAGGAGCGGGCTGAGCTCTCAGAAGG CAAATGTGCCGAGCTTGAAGAAGAGTTGAAAACTGTGACGAACAACTTGAAGTCACTGGAGGCTCAGGCTGAGAAG TACTCGCAGAAGGAAGACAAATATGAGGAAGAGATCAAGGTCCTTTCTGACAAGCTGAAGGAG GCTGAGACTCGGGCCGAGTTTGCGGAGAGGTCAGTAACTAAATTGGAGAAAAGCATTGATGACTTAGAAG